In Mugil cephalus isolate CIBA_MC_2020 chromosome 7, CIBA_Mcephalus_1.1, whole genome shotgun sequence, the sequence tttaacaataaaataacttatattataaactgtatataattTAGAGATCTGCTATGATAATTTAAGGATCATAGGAGAgttttctcaagaaaaaaaaaaaaatacacctaaTCCAAAAACAGTTCTTAGACCaatgtgttttgtctgactTGGCTTTACTTTGGTGCTGAAAGGAAGCGGGCAGCGGGTGAAgcttaaaagttttaaatatttttttactgtcattGAATGTAGCTATAGACAGTTTTACAATATTTATCTTAGTGGCGCTATAGCTACTTTGCAGAATCACTAATTAGACCCCTGCCTGCGGCTTTTCAGTCAATTTACCACGTTGAAACGCAGACAGAACGCAATGGTGAGAGAGATTACTCCAATTCACTGTTCAGCTTTGTGGACCAGTGCTCGAGaagagaaactgaagtgacaaacaagaagaaacacactgactgcTCTTCTTGTTTCCCGtgttcatctcatctgaacatttagttacatgaacattttcataatgatccacttaactgaataaaatgtaaaaccaaCAAATCAGAATTATTCAGAAAAGGCCAGTTCTGTACGATGGtttgtagttcttcctagctaCCTGGTTCTAGCTTTTCCGATTTACTTTATCTCatactaccgcttaatcctcactagggtcatgggggttgctggagcctatcccaggtgtcatcaggcgagaggcggggtacgccctggacaggtcaccagtgtATCGCAGAGCTAACATATAGAcgaacaaccattcacactcacacctagggttaatttagagtcaccaatcggCCTAACGAGCACAtctttggagatgggaggaaacctgagtacccggagaaaacccacgcgaacacagggagaagcCACCCTTTCCGATTTCCTCTTCATTCATAATCAGTCATAATCTGTCAATATGACTCAATATGAATTACAGCCTCAGAATTTGcagaagcatttttttccttAGCTGTTTGGGTGTTTTCTGGTGTCATGATCAATTCGTTGCCTCATTAGTTTGAAAACAAGAAGCGTACACtgacagccacaacattaaaaccactgacaggagaattctgacacagacaaaacatgaaaaacaccacatggtgttgacctggcctccaaattcactagaagtatctgtgggatgatccacataggcccctcccctcaacccaaccCAAGACtgaaaggcccccactaacagcatcctgttaccagacaccacaggacaccctcagaaaacccatatccatcctctgatgagtcacaactgttctggaggcagaagggagacttacacaatattaggaaggtgctCGTAATAGTTTGGCAACACCAGGCAGCAGCAAAAAGGAATTCATAGACAGAGCAGCACCCCCTGCTAGCTGTGACAAGAAGAACACAcacgaggagaggagaggagaggagaggagaggagaggagaggagaggagaggagaggagaggagaggagtcagATGTGATACAGTATGACTCAGGGTTATGAAGTCAGAGTGTGTTTACGCAGAGATTAAAGGATTGAAGACCAAGGTGGATGAGGCGTGGGCAGACGGACAGAGAGTCCATAAAAGTTCAGAAGCCTGCAGCAGACACTACATCCAAATAATCTGTCGTCAGCTTCAGATGCAGTGGTGCCACTGAATGGTACTGTGATCAATATGTTCAATACAGTTTATTATCTCACTGGGAACATTTAAAGCTCAAATCATTGCTTAGCATGTGAGACTGTCCCGTAAGCAGACAGTGTCCGGTTGCGCCTCCACCGCTGCTGCTCTGTTCATCGATAACACAGTCCTgaccaagtgtccttgagcaagacaccaAACGTTTTGCATTTATGGCAAGAAAATGGACATTCGAAtcaattttaaaaagcaaaccTTTTATCTGACAATGCAACATGATCTGCagatgaatttaaaacattcacACTAAGTAATGGATTATATTCTGGAGGAAAATCGAGTAGGATTACATAATTGGTGTGATGTTGACATTAAAGCAGCAATAATCTGAAACGTTATATTAACAATGGATCGCATAAGTACTTGGATATGAAAGGGATGAACCCAGTGAAAATGATCCCCCTACTCTGCAGTTCCTGTATAAAGCGTCACAGTGTCTTTTGTGgcattgctttgtttttctgacacCTAACTTTACTGCTCCGGATCTCTGGCACTCGTTTCGCCAATGCACCAAACAGCAGAAACACCAAGTCAGCATCTACGCTGAGAGTTAGTGACTAAACACTACAGTGAGAGGAGAGGGGCTGTTCAGGTGTTTAGGGACCAAAAAGCTCTTGGGACCCCCTGAGGGAAAACTTCCACCACTAGAACTACATACCTtgaagggctttttttttgcataaccAATAACAACACTGAAGTGACGTGATAACTGCATTAAAAATCTTTTAAGGCTAACATTAAGAGCTATAGTTTGTGTAGCTAATGTTTTACGTTTACATATATTACTTACTTCTGTATGTGATTGGAGAACCATGAAGTAGGAGATACAATTGAATGAACTACATTACTCTCAGCTCCTTCAGAGCAGACACATAGAGGACAACTTTCTTTAACCGTTTCTCCAACGGTTACAGGAACTGTGAAAAAGTTCCTATGGCACCTATAGATTTTGCCAGTTGTCCAGAAACGTAGctccaaataaaataatgctgCTCTGTAAATGCCTTATTGCGACTGTGCGTCATCGgatcgttgtgttgtgttcaccGGCTGTACCCAGAATGTCAGCTGTTGCGGGTTCAGGGCTGCCTGCACAATATGCACATGACAGAGAGATGAGTTTCCACTGGCCTGAATCAGCGCTAACACTTTTAAACCACAAGATGTAACTaagacttgaaaaaaaaaaaaaagaaagctagTGAGCAGAAATACCTTTAATCTTCTAGTGGCAGAAGCTGGCCACAAATTAGCAAAGCGACAACGAATGCAAACCTACTGAGAATAAGTCTGACTGAATCACTGCGTCTTGAACAAGAATGTCctttatgtgtttatatgcTTTATTCTTAAATTATTCTACACAGGGGCCACACAGGGATGTGAGTACACACTTGTGCATCCCTTTGTGGTTCTGATGGTGGTCCAAATTAGAGTTGCGCATAAATGAAGGCAGATGTACTCCACCTCATTCCTGAGGTCAATTAGCTGTGACAGCAAGAGCTACACAATCCTAAGAGCCAATTAATGAGAGGATTTACTTATTATCACACAGGCTGGATATAATTATGCTGAAACATTTAGTCTCATTGTTAAGCACTAGATGGCAGATGCTACGTCTAGCTCTTGAAAAAAAGACTGttgttatttcagtttcactttattcatattttgtggcataattaatatgtttttttttatcaaagggAAACGGACAgagtgtaaaaacaaatcttcacCCTCTCTGGAGTTTGTACAGTGCTTCATAAATGTTGTAGACTCGGGTCCACATATCAAGCGTGGATGAGTTGAGGAATAGATGAGCGAAACACCTCAGGGAGACCCAGGGTGTCATCCTGACGATGCAGCACTTCATCATCACGTGTACAAAGAGATTAAATTATACACACGGAATTCAAAGGTGATTCATTCTTTCACTGGAAATGGTGAACTGGGACTTCTGGGACTTGAATTTATTAGACTGACTATAGGAAATTAAGCTATGAGCCGAAGGCAGGTGCGGCCTGCTGCGGACCTCATTCCTCACTACATGTGAACCTCTCGagaagaaaatatgttttttcacGCTTCTTCATGGATGATATTTCTTCTGGGACATATGCGACCGAAGATACTGTTTGAAAACTGTATCAGACATGAGAGACAGTCTTGGCTCTGAAGGGAAATTAGCTTTCATCtgaacatgaaagaaaacacaggggCGGTCAGCTGCCAGCTGAAAACACATGTTCTCGGGCAGTTCTCCATCCAGTGACCTTGTTGCCTCCAGAAACACTTTATATTCCAAATCGCAATATTTAAGATACTGTATTAGCATGTCCGGTCTTGATTTAGCTCCCAGGGTGTTGCTAAACTCGTTTCTATTTGCCTTTTCATCctcagagagaaaagggaactACGATCCAGTTAGAAACAGAACTCAGCTCATTAAAAGCTGGAAGCAGTCATCTGCAGCCCACGTTTCATTTAGCCCCAACGCcctttatcacacacacacacatacacacacacacacacacacacacacacacacacacacacacacacacacacacacacacacacattcagctccAGACACGCATGAAACAGCCATGATACTCCATCCCTTTAAAGCTGCCTTAGTTCAGGTTGCATTGGGATGGTGCTAATAATAGAGATGTCTAATCAATTGAGACACACATGCTAACCTTGACGTGACTTTACAACTATGCAATCTGCCTGCAAGGCTCCACAGTAAGGTACACAACAAATTGTATGCATGGACGTGTGCCACCTGTCTAGCAAACACATAGATATGGTACCTGGAAAAATAGAGGAGTTGGAGGGAGCGGAGGATACCTCTATTTTTAGAGTCTGTATTCTCGTGGTGTCCCAGGGGAAAGGGGCTGCTCTGGGCTCCCCTTCTCTGATGGCAGCACCGGAGAAACCTGCAAGCACCAGGAGCTGTCAGTCAAGCAGACGACTCAACTTAAGAATTTATACTTCAAGGCCCTGCGACTCTACAACCTACCATATAAATCAACAAAATTTAGTGTCCGCCACTGATTAACTGAACAACTTGTCAGCCTCTTTGGAATTAAAATAAAGGGGTCCCATTTCTTCAGCATCCAggccttttctgttgctgtgacaACAGCAAGGACAAGAGGAGGCAACCTTGGATGCCGGACAGCTTTGTGTCAATACAACACTGGCTTTCTCACAAACGCTGTCAGCTTTACGACGCACCGCTCTCACCTCGCAGCAGTTTTGTCTGTGGTTTGTTGATCTGAAATGCGAGATGGGATCTAAGTCTTTTAATCCAGCaaaatcatttcattattaGAATAAATAAGCACAGGCTGTAACCACCCAGACCACCACTGCTGTTAATGatatagttttctttttttttgtctctcctttcAAAATTTTGTCTCTCTACAAAATTGTGGAAAAATGCAAAGGACATGACCTCAGTGTGGACAGTGGGAGTAGAAGTGATGTGATCAAGAGCATAATGATCATGAATACATGAGATAATTGCAtcaacacaaactcacacactcatttttttctgtatgttaTTCTATatgtaatttttaaaaacaaatatttcttcttaCCATTCTGATTGACTACAAGTGTTATTATatactattatattattatattaatattatatcgGTAAATGGTCATTTGTATCTCTAAGTACGTGTGATTTTGTTGATAGAATGTGTAATGGGCTAAACATAAATATGTGAATACATAATTAATGTGGATTACGGATTGGCTGGTGAATACAACTGGAAGGAAGTGACGAATGACGCACTGTTTTTATCCACACATCATAGATGAGTCATGCACATACAGGTGGTTTGgctaaagataaaaacaaaaaggtttcgACCTGAAAAAGCTTTCAGACAGGCACACAGGGGTGCTGCATCATTCCCTCTGCACACCGGTCAGTCCATCAACCGAAGAAGCGGCGCCATAGTTCTTGTGTTTAGTATGACATCTTGTGGCTGAATGAAGCATTTCAGCTCTAACAGTTGAAACTGTGtgcgcgtacacacacacacacacacacacacacacacacacacacttgcacacgcCATCAGAATATACAACTCTAACTGATTGCACTGTCTGTTGCACACCAGCACACAAGCCAAGACACTTTATATAACtgcacactgagacactttggatccacactgagacactttaaatgtctatatatctcatgttattcttattctatttttaagattatttcatcttattttatttgacaaaacaatttccttgtGGGGACCAGTAAAGTGATCTTTAACCTTGAATCTTGTATTCATCCCGCAATGGGGAAATTGTCATTGTTAAccgcagcagagacattcagcatcacagacagtgcatatatgggtggactaaagaataaaaataagaatatagaagatataaaaaaactgtatattacaaacaaacaaggcaatgttcaagtaaaaaaatatgGGAAACGAGTATGcttatgtatataaatatatgtatatattcacacatctcCATTGGCAAGGATGCAGATAGtgcaaagcagcaaaaaaatgtCGTTGggaggaatatatatatatatatatatatggagagagagagagagagagagagagagaatatagACAAATAATTTACTTTAAGGATAATTACAATCATACATAATAATTTAATGCAATATCTTACAtctgtttagttttaaaatAGTGTTGTGCTTTACTTACTCTGTGGCTTTACTTACTACTTATCTGGCATTTCGTGAAGagatggacagactggttgaaAAGGTGGCCCGGAGAGGACAAATGATGGGTAATGTAGTTTTAGAAAAATGTTTCcatattttaaaagcaaatacgTGAACAAAGTGTCAACAATATACTCTGTCAGCTACTGAAGCCATATAACTTTGTAAACGTTTCTATATCTAgcaaaaaacaagagaaataaTCAGCGGTAGCGTCGAGTTCTACATATTATGACTACATATCCCACAGTGCTCTGCGCAGTCAGTTCTTCCTGGTAGTTGTAGTTCGTAGGTGAGATTCGTTTCCGTGTATCTAGCCTACGTTAGGTGGAGGAATCTGctctgcaaagacaaacacatgtgAAATTATTGATCAGGTAGGGCAAACAGCTTATTCCGCTGGCTCCCGCCTATTGAACTTGTCGAccatataataaatatgaattaatttatCATGGACAGCCCTTATTTTTACGTTAATCTAATAGCTGCAGTCAGGGTGTAAAATATGCGCTTACATGGCGATGCATTTCCTTTTGTTCGGCTAGCTTATGTGTTGAAATGCAGGAGCCAAATTCTCACAAATGTCactaatttaaaacaaacagtgactGAAATGGTTTCTTAGCCACACGGCTCGTCCAATTTAAGACATATTTGTCGCTTCCCATTCCCGACTACACTCGACACGTCGACGTTTGTTGAGCTAGCCTCTGTGAAGTTACACATTTACTGGATAAAAATGTAACCTGTAGTCGTAGTAGCATTGAGCTAGGTTAGTTAGCTTCAGCCACGGCTTGTCGCagttcatgttgtttacatccGGTAATGTTGGCTTGTTTGCATGGCTGTGGCTGATAAAGCTTCGGGTCGCACATCTACTAGGAAACATGAGTTGGCTTAATGTGCCTGCTAAGAATATCggttttgttatttatattaactGACCTGTCTTGTGTCTCACAGGATTGAGTGAATTTATGGAAACATGTCAAAGAAACGGGGCAGGTAGGTTCAGACTACACTTTTATGACACTCCACCTGGAGTGACACATCAGTGACAGACACTCAGCATGAGAGTTCATCATGTACACCACTGACAATTAGTGCATTTAACGACAACAGCCCTGCaataaatcttagcttcatgtaggttatggtattcagcatttgtttaaaacgTCTGTTGTGGGAGctgttcagtgtgttttcattttggagaccATGGTTTGTagtaatgttgtgttgtgttgtgttgtacagaCATATCATTTTCACATCAGCATTTTAGTTAGTGGGTTAGGCTTAACAACAGAAACGTTGTAATGTTTAATTCAGTACAGTTTTACAGACTAAATCCTTCAAAATCCcagaattaacaaaaaaaaaaaaaatcatatacatatatatatatatatatatatatataacacgaTGAATGATGAGAATACGAAAGTTACTGTTTACTACCTGTTGGACTTTGAAGTGGAGGCACATTTTCCATGACAGCGCATCATTATAGCACTTAACTCTTCAATAGTCCTACCCTGTCTTCTCCAAGCATGAGTGGTAAAAAGGGAgtccctttttattttgtatctgAAAGATCTCCTCCATTGAAACAAATACCctcaaaaatatacacaataaatagcttaaattgTAGCTTACATTGCTCATCATTTGTACCAGCGTATCAGCACTAATATGGAGGTGAATCCATTTGCAGGAAGCGTAGCAGTGGGGAGCTGAGTGAGAGCTCAGCGTCGACCCTGAGCCCGGACCCTGACAACCTTCTGGGCCGCAGGATTCAGCACACCTGGAGGGAGAAGGGCAACGTGACCAAGTGGAAAGGCACCGTCCTGGAGCGCCTGACCGTCAACAGCTCCCTCTACATGGTCAAATACGACGGCTTCGATTGTGTCTATGGCATCGAGCTCTTCAAAGACAGCCGGGTATCCAACCTGCAGGTCCTGTCAGAGAAAGTTGGTGAGTGTCACAGCATCTACGTCTAATCGTGATCTTTTTGTTGTAAACAGTAAAGTGTGGAAGCGTTTATTAAAGAAGCAACTATGGACGGGCTTAAtacttttttgtaaaatattccTTAAATCTTTTCTTCTGAATTGGTTGTGACTGTtgttataaaaacaaatccttATTTCCATGGCCTTATGTAAAGCTGACATTTTAATGCCTGTATATACTGTGATTCTGCTCCTTCCCGCAGTGAACAATAAAATTAAGGTGCCTCCTGGGGCGGAGGAGCTGGTGGGTCGAGCGGTCGAACATCTGTTTGAGAAGGAGGACGGGGAGAAAAACGAGTGGCGGGGCATGGTGCTGTCACGAGCCCCCATCATGACCCACTGGTATTACATCACCTATGAGAAGGACCCCGTGCTGTATATGTACCAGCTGTGGGACGACTACAAGGACGGAGACCTGCGTGTCCTACCAGAGTCAGGTACATTAACGAGACTTAATTGTCAGAAAAACCGTCAATGTCTTTTGTTATCAGATAGTTTTGGGAATGTGGAAGGGATAAATTATAGCAATTATGTTCTTGGTTCAGTATTAGTAGAGTGTGTTCTGTTAGACAGTCTTATCTTGtctttatgttatttatttatttatcttcacaGAGCTAGAGGGAACTAGATATAGCGCATCAAAGATCTGGGGCTAGTCTGAGCAAGTTTGTTGCAAACGTATAacgttcttttcttttcttatcttctcTGTTCCTGTTGCACTGGCCTTGTGTCGGTCCTCCAGAGAATAAACATCTGCTGCCAGCAGACAGGAAGCCCGGGGAGGAGCCAGAGAGCCTCGTGGGTAAACAGGTGGAGTACGTCACAGATAACGGTCTGAAGAGGACGGGCTTGGTCATCTACCAGGTCCCAGCGAAGCCCACTGTATACTACATAAAATATGATGATGACGTTCACATCCACGTTTACGATCTGGTGAAGACCACCTAGTACTGACTGTCTGCGTTCATCTTCAACTAACGGCTCATGTTTGTTCCAACCAGGCGTTACATAAAGTGTTAAAGAGTCTAACTTTTCTCCTTCGGGAGGCGATGGGCCGGAAGTCAAAAGCCCtaggctgttttttgttttttttgtttttttgtctctctttttatttttattttttggcctcCTGGGCCTCCCTTCCATTCTCGCATTACAAGAAATCCCAGCTTACGATTCAAAGTCTTAAGTTGAACTTATTGTATAACTAATAAGTCCTCTCTAGTGTAAATAAGTCAAGCCGCTTGTATAGCCCAGCAGATGAAATGGAgctttacatttgttttgattcactCACACTTGTATAGTGCAACTATCAAACTCCCAGTTCCTAATTTTTGTAAGCAAGACTTCAAACTAAGAGAACTCAGCTTTCTTACCTATACCTCTGTGCGTTACTCTCATTTCACTTTTATATgcctgtgttatttatttcatctggaATATGTGGCTCTGCTGCTGGTATCAACTCAAAAACTCTACTGTGCTTTCTGTGTGTCCCTGAGGAGGGCTCAGTTCGTTCAATATTCATTTGATCTGATTTTGTCATCACAGTGCATAGTGAATAGGCATCAGTGAGACTTGACCGCGTCTCACATCATGGGTAGTAACatgcatttctgtttcatttcatcgC encodes:
- the LOC125010075 gene encoding spindlin-Z-like; the encoded protein is MSKKRGRKRSSGELSESSASTLSPDPDNLLGRRIQHTWREKGNVTKWKGTVLERLTVNSSLYMVKYDGFDCVYGIELFKDSRVSNLQVLSEKVVNNKIKVPPGAEELVGRAVEHLFEKEDGEKNEWRGMVLSRAPIMTHWYYITYEKDPVLYMYQLWDDYKDGDLRVLPESENKHLLPADRKPGEEPESLVGKQVEYVTDNGLKRTGLVIYQVPAKPTVYYIKYDDDVHIHVYDLVKTT